The genomic window TACCTATCCGATTTTTATATTGGATTCAGCCACTTTTTACAGTCATACTACCTGGAATATTATTTGGTATAGTTTTTAGATATTCGTTGGCAAAAGGATTCGTTATTTTAATCTCCTCGCTCCCTCATATGTTATTTGAGGTCTTCGCATTTTGCGTATGGATGGTAGCTTTGGATCAATTTAATAAATGGATTAGATACAAAATATCTAAGAAAAAAAGTGCCGATACAAATCTATTGAAAGAGTTAAAATTATTATTAAGCCCTTATATTAAATATGTTCTCCCATTAATTGCTATCGCAGCTTTCACCGAAACTTACGTTGCTGATTGGATTAGTCATATATTAAGTTAAAGGAGGAGTACTAATATGGTTCAACAAATCGTTCTACCCATCAAAGATTCAAATATCTTAAAAATGGTTCAAGACACCTTACTTGATAGCTTTCGTTCTGGACGTCGTAACTATACGATCTTCCAAGTTGGAAAAGCAACGCTTCTACGTGTGAGTGACGTCATGAAGCTAAAGAAATCAGACGTATTCAATCCTGACGGAACAGTAAAACAGACTGCTTTCATTCATGATCAAAAGACAGGTAAAGCGAATACTTTGTATTTAAAACCTGTCCAACAAGATTTATTGATGTATCATGATTGGCTGGTCCAACAAAATCTGAATTCCGAGTGGCTATTTCCTTCAACTGCTCGTCCTGACCGTCATATCACGGAGAAACAGTTTTATAAGATTATGGCACGAGTTGGTGATCTTTTAGGAATTAACTATCTAGGAACGCATACCATGCGTAAAACAGGTGCGTATCGTGTTTATACGCAATCAAACTATAACATTGGGTTAGTCATGCATTTATTAAACCATTCAAGCGAAGCCATGACCTTAACCTATCTTGGTTTAGATCAAGCTAGTCGAGAAACTATGCTCGATCAAATTGATTTTGGATAATAGTCTACTAACAATAAATTTAATGGTTCTGTTGCGAAGTTTTTTAATTTCCTGTATTTATTGTAAAATGTAAGAAAAAAGGTTAGTGAGGCTTGAGAGATGAATCATTTTAAAGGCAAATAATTCCAACAAGACGTCATCATTGTCGCTGTTGGTTACTACCTGCGTTACAATCTAAGCTATCGTGAAGTTCAGGAATTGTTATATGATCGTGGAATAAATGTTTGTCATAATAAGATTTATCGTTGGGTGAAAGAGTACAGCAAAGTCCTCTATTATCTTAGGAAGAAGAAAAATAGACAATCCTTCTATTCATAGAAAATGGACGAAACCTATATCAAAATTAAGGGACGTTGGCATTATCTTTATCGTGCAATTGATGCGGACGGCTTAACCTTAGATATCTGGTTACGAAAGAAACGGGATACGCAAGCAGCCTATGCTTTCTTAAAACGACTCCATAAACAGTTTGGTGAGCCGAAAGCAATTGTGACCGATAAAGCACCTTCTCTTGGCTCCGCCTTTAGAAAGTTACAGAGTGTGGGTTTATATACTAAGACAGAGCACCGAACTGTGAAGTATCTTAACAATTTAATAGAACAAGACCATCGACCTATTAAACGACGAAATAAATTTTATCAAAGTCTCCGTACAGTCTCTTCCACGATTAAGGGCATGGAGACCCTTCGAGGAATATATAAAAAGAACCGAAGAAATGGACCGCTCTTCGGCTTTTCGGTGTCTACTGAAATCAAGGTATTAATGGGAATAACAGCCTAAGATATTTGGAGTTCAGAGAGGGCGCGTTTGATTTTCAAACTTCGC from Streptococcus macedonicus ACA-DC 198 includes these protein-coding regions:
- a CDS encoding Transposase translates to MDETYIKIKGRWHYLYRAIDADGLTLDIWLRKKRDTQAAYAFLKRLHKQFGEPKAIVTDKAPSLGSAFRKLQSVGLYTKTEHRTVKYLNNLIEQDHRPIKRRNKFYQSLRTVSSTIKGMETLRGIYKKNRRNGPLFGFSVSTEIKVLMGITA
- the orf1 gene encoding Orf1, with protein sequence MNRFFKPIKYLGILMVVIVISAVITYIINPNLSDTLNSVSSNVPKSVSQKSGLQLVVAYIFNNGFKVPIGMLILSIIPIRFLYWIQPLFTVILPGILFGIVFRYSLAKGFVILISSLPHMLFEVFAFCVWMVALDQFNKWIRYKISKKKSADTNLLKELKLLLSPYIKYVLPLIAIAAFTETYVADWISHILS
- the yoeC gene encoding putative plasmid associated integrase/recombinase: MVQQIVLPIKDSNILKMVQDTLLDSFRSGRRNYTIFQVGKATLLRVSDVMKLKKSDVFNPDGTVKQTAFIHDQKTGKANTLYLKPVQQDLLMYHDWLVQQNLNSEWLFPSTARPDRHITEKQFYKIMARVGDLLGINYLGTHTMRKTGAYRVYTQSNYNIGLVMHLLNHSSEAMTLTYLGLDQASRETMLDQIDFG